A region from the Vicia villosa cultivar HV-30 ecotype Madison, WI linkage group LG3, Vvil1.0, whole genome shotgun sequence genome encodes:
- the LOC131658529 gene encoding agamous-like MADS-box protein AGL80, whose translation MTRKKLKLAFIEKDTARKLAYKNRKNSLVKKVDELTTLCGIDACAIIYGPYDPQPEIWPSPSGVQNVLSKFKTASEFDQRKKMVNQESFLKQRVENAEKKLKKQLRDNKDKETTMLMLQCLNARGIVPNDSSVDGLNDLTWMIDKNLKEIGRRIESIDSNSNIPQNQNENQVATAQSQEQLQVDPPLPLLPPPPAPTVSDIDEVEMMSRLGWL comes from the coding sequence ATGACTAGAAAAAAGCTAAAGCTTGCTTTCATTGAGAAGGATACCGCAAGGAAACTAGCATACAAGAATAGGAAGAATAGTTTAGTGAAGAAAGTTGATGAACTTACAACCCTTTGCGGTATCGATGCTTGTGCTATTATTTATGGCCCATACGATCCTCAACCTGAGATCTGGCCATCTCCGTCCGGAGTACAAAATGTGCTTTCGAAGTTTAAGACAGCGTCTGAGTTTGATCAAAGAAAAAAGATGGTGAATCAGGAGAGTTTTTTGAAACAAAGGGTTGAGAATGCTGAAAAGAAACTTAAAAAGCAATTGAGAGACAACAAAGATAAAGAGACAACCATGCTCATGCTTCAATGTCTCAATGCTCGGGGGATCGTGCCGAACGACAGTTCGGTGGATGGTTTGAATGATCTTACATGGATGATTGATAAGAATCTGAAGGAGATTGGCAGAAGGATAGAATCAATTGATAGCAACAGTAATATTCCTCAAAACCAAAATGAAAATCAAGTTGCCACCGCTCAAAGCCAAGAACAACTCCAAGTGGATCCGCCTCTGCCACTACTACCACCGCCGCCAGCACCAACAGTGTCTGATATTGATGAAGTTGAAATGATGAGTAGGTTGGGATGGCTATGA